ACCTTCTGTTGCCAAAAACTGCCTCTTTGGTTTTGAATCTTAGATCCATAGAAGTTGGAAGGAATGCACGGATGAACTTACTAGAAGATATTGTATGTGATCGTCCCCTTCTATGTTTTTTCTTTGAAGTGGTCCCCACTTCTTTCACTgatcttgaagattttgagtcaAAAATTGATGAGCTAAATGACGAGTCATCACCTCCATTGAAAGAAATAGGaccgttattattattattatgggaCGGATCAAGTGGATGTCCGACCGCCGCATCACGGTGGGGCGGCGGGAATTTCTCGCTCTTGCTTTTCGCGTTTCCTTGTGTTACAACTCTCCATCTCTAAACATCAAATTCAAGAAAAATGAACACAGAATCACAGGACAAGACAAAACAGAACAACATTGTACTGGGACTAGGACTGATTGGACTGATGTCAGTGGGACAAAAATAACTGCTTTTGTCCCACTAAAAAGGTGAAAAGTAATACAAGATCACGTGACATGACATGTGTCAGTGGGATAAAAATGTCactttttgtcttatccaaaaaGGTTTTTATGTAGAAAAATCTTATAATTTTGggaaaatttttgataaaatcctaaaaaaaattaacaaaaaagtcTTGATTATTTAATTTTACATGATAATCTATCATTTCCTGTTAAAACAAAAATAAGGATTTTTTTCGTTAATTTgagcaaaatattaaataattgagacttttctattcaaaaaaaaaagactttATCAAAAAGTTTCCCAAAATTATGAGGCTTTTCTACATAAAACCCTACCCAAAAAGGTGGAAATGAATACAGAATGTCGGAATTACATGACAagacataacataacagaacacaatGACTTTGTACTGCATTTGGCATGCACTGGAATGGGTCTTTTTGTCTGGCCCAAAAAGGTGGAAATGAATACAGAATGACATAACATGACATGATGATCTTGTACTGCATTATTGGATTGGGATTGAAAAATAGCTCTAGAAAGCTTGTCCGGTCCGGTTATCAACAGTAACAAACACATTTATTGAGGCGAGGAATATTGAAAAATTTGACTACTCATTTCTTGCCACCTATTCACTCTAATGATGATAAATTGATAAAGAAAAGAATTGAATTGGTAGAAAAATATGAGCGCGTAAAACTAAAGGTGGTGCCTTTTTTGGATCTAATGATGGATACTTTTTGGCAAAAAGGATAAATCCAAAAGTGTTACTTTTCCTCAAAGAAACTTTAGATTAATTGTATAAAAGAAAGATACTAGTGCATTTTTTTAATCACATATGGAAGAtagattttattaattttatataaacaatgagtaaaatcatcaagaacaagaacaagaaagtAGAAAAAACATACATCTAAATTTGATTGGATCTCTGCATTGGCTTCTGGAGCTGGAACTGCCCGACCTGCCCGATCACGTGTTCTTCCTTTTTTATTCCCATCAACAGCATGAGATTTCCCACTCAATCCCCTTTgcctaagaaaaaaaaaaacaacaatctGCATCAACATATACCCAAAACAAAACAAGGGTAAAAAGGTAAAAAGGAAAAATGGTAAAAACCTTCTGGCTTCTTCATCTCTCAATTTGACATCCAGTTCTTTGCTTGGAGGGTACTTTGGTAATTCCGAAGGCTCACAAGCATAAGGTTCTGTGTTAAAAAACTGTATACATGTGGAGCATAAAGATTACTCCAAAAATCAGAATTGTTTATCTTGAAAACTTCAAAAAAGGTAAAATCTTGGAAACTCACATCACTGTTCAAAGATGCAACAGCAGAGCCACGTTTATCGGGATCAATTGCAAGAAGATTTTCTAATAAAGGAAGAGAAGAAGGTGGAAAATCTTTAAAAGTTTCTACTGTTGATCGTTTGTATGGTTGTTGTGGCTTAAAAAGAGTAGCATTTGGTAATCGGGATCTCTTCCAATATTCCTCTGATGGTGAACCACATAACTTGAATATCTTGTGTAGTTGTTCAaccttcaaaaagaaaaaaaatatccaAAGATTATAACAGCATCCAACTTATGTTTGAAAAGATAATTGCTTAGATTTTGATTAAAAGAAatgttctttttttattttttcattttttacctCTGTGCGACCTGGCATTATTGGTTTTCCAGCAAGAAGTTCAGCCAAAATGCATCCAGCACTCCAAAGGTCAACACCAACACCATAATAAGTTGCCCCTAAAAGAAGCTCAGGGGGTCGATACCAAAGAGTAACAACACGACTAGTCATTGGTTGTTTATGTCTTGGATCATAAAAAGAAGCCAATCCAAAATCTGCTATTTTGAGAATCCCATCATTGTCTATCAGCAAATTAGATCCTTTGATATCTCTGTGTAATACACCATTCTTATGGCAATGTTCAAGCCCAGAAAGTAATTGTTTAATGAAGCATTTGATCTGCAGATATAGGAACAAGAGCAACATAAACAGTTTTACTTCTAAACCACCAATTAATTAGGGATAATGAATGTATGAAACAATTTGGATCTTGAAGATTACCTGAGGCTCTGTAAATTTGACACCTTGAACAGCGGCAAGACCAGAGAGATCATGTTCCATGTATTCGAACACTAGGTAAAGACTGCAGGACATTCTAGATGTAACCAATCCTTCAAGCTTTATGATATTTGGATGATTAAGCTTTTTCAAGATGATAATCTCTCTTGCCATGAACTTCACATTCTCGGGGTCTAAATTATCAACCCTAACTTTCTTCAAAGCTACTATCTTCCCTGTTATTAAATCCCTAGCTTTATATACATTGCTATACGTTCCTTGCCCAATCTGATCATCAATTATTGAAGAAATTTATATCAGAGAAAGTCAACATCTCATAACCTGTCACTCGAGAAATCGATTCAGAATCGATGAAATGAAAATAAATTCTTCATATATAAGTGATGAGATTCAGGTTTTTTATAATTTACCTTATCGAGTTTCTCAAAAGTAT
The genomic region above belongs to Lactuca sativa cultivar Salinas chromosome 4, Lsat_Salinas_v11, whole genome shotgun sequence and contains:
- the LOC111895323 gene encoding probable serine/threonine-protein kinase At1g54610 — protein: MGCVLGTTSTSDRRSKSNNRRRNGEESTTTNSTQPRQNVEQVAPDGAKDDKKVGAVETIRQTDGEVRPSDRRRPKPEYSLKVVQGWPSWLSDVAGDAIKDWIPRRANTFEKLDKIGQGTYSNVYKARDLITGKIVALKKVRVDNLDPENVKFMAREIIILKKLNHPNIIKLEGLVTSRMSCSLYLVFEYMEHDLSGLAAVQGVKFTEPQIKCFIKQLLSGLEHCHKNGVLHRDIKGSNLLIDNDGILKIADFGLASFYDPRHKQPMTSRVVTLWYRPPELLLGATYYGVGVDLWSAGCILAELLAGKPIMPGRTEVEQLHKIFKLCGSPSEEYWKRSRLPNATLFKPQQPYKRSTVETFKDFPPSSLPLLENLLAIDPDKRGSAVASLNSDFFNTEPYACEPSELPKYPPSKELDVKLRDEEARRQRGLSGKSHAVDGNKKGRTRDRAGRAVPAPEANAEIQSNLDRWRVVTQGNAKSKSEKFPPPHRDAAVGHPLDPSHNNNNNGPISFNGGDDSSFSSSIFDSKSSRSVKEVGTTSKKKHRRGRSHTISSSKFIRAFLPTSMDLRFKTKEAVFGNRR